One part of the uncultured Celeribacter sp. genome encodes these proteins:
- the coxB gene encoding cytochrome c oxidase subunit II, with product MSQATAQETGDIVGEPVSGKMGFQPAATELARDLQSLDHMLNYIIGAIVVFVAALILWVILRYNSRANKTPATFTHNTPIEVAWTIVPILILVVIGAFSLPVLFKQQEIPDGDIYIKVTGSQWYWTYDYVDEGFAFDSYMIGQPATGGDYKRTPEVEQMLVEAGYTPDQFLLATDTQVVVPVGKTIVMGVTGADVIHSWTIPAFGVKQDAVPGRVAELWFKPEKTGIFFGQCSELCGKDHAYMPITVKVVSEAEYAEWLAGAKEEYAALDTAERAPVKLALAE from the coding sequence ATGTCGCAGGCGACTGCGCAAGAGACCGGGGATATTGTGGGCGAGCCCGTCTCCGGCAAAATGGGCTTTCAGCCGGCCGCGACGGAACTGGCCCGCGACCTGCAGAGCCTGGATCACATGCTCAACTATATCATCGGCGCGATTGTTGTGTTCGTCGCGGCGCTGATCCTTTGGGTGATCCTGCGCTACAACAGCCGGGCGAACAAAACCCCGGCGACCTTCACCCATAACACCCCGATCGAGGTGGCTTGGACCATCGTTCCGATCCTGATTCTTGTTGTGATCGGGGCGTTTTCGCTGCCGGTGCTCTTCAAGCAGCAGGAAATTCCGGATGGCGACATCTATATCAAAGTGACCGGCAGCCAGTGGTACTGGACCTATGACTATGTCGACGAAGGCTTTGCCTTTGACAGCTATATGATCGGTCAGCCCGCCACCGGCGGCGATTACAAGCGCACGCCCGAAGTCGAACAGATGCTGGTCGAGGCGGGTTACACCCCCGATCAGTTCCTTCTGGCCACGGACACGCAGGTCGTTGTTCCGGTTGGTAAGACCATTGTGATGGGCGTCACGGGCGCAGATGTGATTCACAGCTGGACCATCCCTGCCTTTGGTGTGAAACAGGACGCCGTTCCGGGCCGGGTGGCTGAACTGTGGTTCAAACCCGAGAAAACCGGGATCTTCTTTGGACAATGCTCCGAACTTTGCGGCAAAGATCACGCTTATATGCCGATCACGGTCAAGGTCGTGTCGGAGGCGGAATATGCCGAATGGCTTGCGGGGGCAAAGGAAGAATACGCCGCACTCGATACGGCAGAACGGGCGCCGGTGAAACTCGCCCTGGCGGAGTGA